One window of Lawsonibacter asaccharolyticus genomic DNA carries:
- a CDS encoding GBF69109.1: MLILPRLCRAHGHFLRGVLGYGLMRTSDPAKREASVDADTFLLDETVGEYRPQAGPAHCEPDEAGCSGKEKTAKQASPDL, translated from the coding sequence GTGCTCATTTTGCCCCGCCTGTGCAGGGCTCACGGGCATTTTTTGAGGGGAGTGCTGGGATACGGCCTGATGAGGACATCGGACCCCGCAAAAAGGGAGGCATCTGTGGACGCAGATACCTTCCTTCTTGATGAGACAGTCGGGGAATACCGCCCGCAGGCCGGCCCCGCCCACTGCGAGCCCGACGAAGCGGGATGCAGTGGGAAAGAAAAGACAGCAAAACAAGCGTCCCCTGACTTATAA